The Victivallis lenta region GATCCGGAATAATCTGCCGTTTTTCAGCGATTTCACGAAGGCGTTCGGACTTTTAAAGCAGCTTCGCAGGGTCGGCGCCTTGAAGAGGGCGTCCGCCAGCAGGACGGGGGAGTCCGGGGTCGGCGACCAGCGGTAGCTGCGATGGAGCGTCAGCGTAAGGCAGCCCGAATTCCAGGCAGGAATCCCGTGCGCTTCGAGTACGGCCCGGCTCTGTTCGTCCCGGCAGCCGATCGGCGCGAAACGGCGCAGGTAATCGGCTTTCCGGGGAGACAGCATCGCATCGGCGTGTTTCGGGTTGATATGGAATGCGACGAAGAGCGGTTCGATGTCGGGCGACGGCGGCCAGTTTTCCGGATGGAACATGAACCAGCCGTTCATGATGAGCCGGATCTTTTCCCCGCGGTATCCGTGGAGTTTTTCCCGGTTCAGGAACCGGTCGACCTGCGGCAGGAATTGACGCGCGGCGATACTCTGCACATAGTCGCCTACATTGAAATGCCGCTTGAATTCGTAAGAGAGCAATCCGTACTTCATGGAACCTTTATTCCGGCAGAACCGGCCTGCCATTCACGGCGATAGTCCGTTCAAAGAGTTGAATATACTGTCCGGCCACGGCACGCCAGGAGTTGGCTTCCGCCGTTTCGCGCGCGGCGGCGCGGAACCGGTCAAGCGTACCCGACTCTCCGGCGGACGCTTCGAGGGCGTCGGCCAGCGCCTCCGGGTTTCCGGGCGGCACGAGACGGCCGTTCACGCCGTCGCGGAGCAGCTCGCGGATGCCGGGAATGTCGGTTCCGATAAGCGCGCAGGAGCTTGCCATCGCCTCGAGCACCGTCATCGGCATGCCCTCCACCACGGAGGGCTGCAGGAACAGCCGGCAGCGGCTCATCAGCCAGTCGCGTTCCGCCGCATTGACCTGGCCGATCAGGAAAACGTCGTTTTCGAGACCGTGCTGGGCGATTTTCGCGCGGATCGCCGCCTCTTCGCGGCCGGTTCCGGCCATCAGGAGCGGCGGGCGGCCGACGCCGCGCTTCTTTAAAATTCCGAGTGCATCGATGAGGCAGGTCAGCCCTTTATTCGCATGGAGCCGGCAAAGCGTCAGGTCGAAGCCGCGTTCGGCTGCCGGAACCGGCAGCCGCCCCGCGAGCGACGGCGGTTCGGGCGGCGGCAGCGGAATATCCGCGCCGTTGCCGATATAGAACGCGCGGCGGAAACCGACCATCGCGTCGATCGTGTCGCAGACGCCGCGGCCGACGCCGGTGACGGCGCTTCCGGAGGTCATCGCCTCGATCATCCGGCGGTTCGTGACCGGTTTTTTCCGCAGGCGCGAGCCTTCGCGCACATCGCCGACATGGGAGGTCATGACGGTCGGAATTCCGAGCTTGCCGCTCATCTTCCAGCCAAGGTATCCGGTCGGATAAATCTGGTGGGCGTGGATCACGTCGAAACGGTATTGACGGTGCAGGCGGGTCAGCATCCGCTTCGGCGCTCCGTTGAACCACACTTCGGACATGCTGCGCTTGTAATAGCAGACCGGATAGTCGAAGGCGGGTGCCTCTTTCATGCCGCGCGGCGTCTTGGCGAGAACCGCGACCCGGTGTCCCATGGCGATATATTCTCTGGCGAGCCGGTCGATCACGATCTCCATACCGGCCACCTTCGGGAGGAAGGAGGCGGTGAAGAGGCATATGTTCATAAACCCGGAGGCCCTTTCTGCTGTTGCTGCGGAACTGA contains the following coding sequences:
- a CDS encoding polysaccharide pyruvyl transferase family protein; translation: MKYGLLSYEFKRHFNVGDYVQSIAARQFLPQVDRFLNREKLHGYRGEKIRLIMNGWFMFHPENWPPSPDIEPLFVAFHINPKHADAMLSPRKADYLRRFAPIGCRDEQSRAVLEAHGIPAWNSGCLTLTLHRSYRWSPTPDSPVLLADALFKAPTLRSCFKSPNAFVKSLKNGRLFRIGRRRALLNRLLAGVGQRKEECTCDYPSNAFPAPEARFKLAEQLLERLARARLVITSRIHVALPCIAMGTPVIFVDSDLAKKSERARIEEFLPLFNLVTVRPDGSYVTSFDPATPLCELRNPGDAWRKKAEKLTALCTRFAAGQP
- a CDS encoding glycosyltransferase family 4 protein, translating into MNICLFTASFLPKVAGMEIVIDRLAREYIAMGHRVAVLAKTPRGMKEAPAFDYPVCYYKRSMSEVWFNGAPKRMLTRLHRQYRFDVIHAHQIYPTGYLGWKMSGKLGIPTVMTSHVGDVREGSRLRKKPVTNRRMIEAMTSGSAVTGVGRGVCDTIDAMVGFRRAFYIGNGADIPLPPPEPPSLAGRLPVPAAERGFDLTLCRLHANKGLTCLIDALGILKKRGVGRPPLLMAGTGREEAAIRAKIAQHGLENDVFLIGQVNAAERDWLMSRCRLFLQPSVVEGMPMTVLEAMASSCALIGTDIPGIRELLRDGVNGRLVPPGNPEALADALEASAGESGTLDRFRAAARETAEANSWRAVAGQYIQLFERTIAVNGRPVLPE